A genome region from Paracoccus stylophorae includes the following:
- a CDS encoding methanol/ethanol family PQQ-dependent dehydrogenase gives MRYLLNSAGIALLLAGAAYANESVMTETGKPGQWAIQTGDYANTRYSELDQINKDNVGDLRVAWTFSTGVLRGHEGSPLVIDDIMYVHTPFPNNVFALDLANDGKILWSYEPQQDPNVIAVMCCDTVNRGVAYADGMILLHQADTTLVALDAKTGEEKWKVVTGDPSIGETNTATVLPVKDKVIVGVSGGEYGVRGRVTAYNLADGTELWKAYSTGPDEEMLVDPENTMELGKPIGADSSLNSWEGDQWKIGGGPTWGWFSYDPDLNLFYYGTGNPSTWNPSQRPGDNKWSMTIMARDVDTGMAKWFYQMTPHDEWDYDGVNEMILTDQEVDGEQRKLLTHFDRNGFGYTLDRETGELMVAKKFDPAVNWATEVVMDPESDQYGRPQVVAEFSTEQNGEDVNSTGICPAALGSKDQQPAAYSPDTGLFYVPTNHVCMDYEPFRVAYTAGQPYVGATLSMYPAPDSHGGMGNFIAWDNVAGEIKWSLPEQFSVWSGALATKGGIVFYGTLEGYLKAVDAETGDELYKFKTPSGIIGNVMTYEREGKQYVGILSGVGGWAGIGLAAGLTNPNDGLGAVGGYAALSDYTQLGGQLTVFELPGEMAAAPAEETTEGDGTSG, from the coding sequence ATGAGATATCTGCTGAACAGCGCGGGCATCGCGCTGCTGCTGGCTGGCGCGGCCTATGCGAATGAAAGCGTGATGACCGAAACGGGAAAGCCCGGACAATGGGCGATCCAGACCGGCGATTATGCCAACACCCGCTATTCCGAACTGGACCAGATCAACAAGGACAATGTCGGCGATCTGCGCGTCGCGTGGACCTTTTCCACCGGCGTCCTGCGCGGGCACGAGGGCAGCCCGCTGGTGATCGACGACATCATGTATGTCCATACGCCGTTTCCCAACAACGTCTTCGCGCTGGATCTGGCCAATGACGGCAAGATCCTGTGGAGCTATGAGCCGCAGCAGGACCCCAACGTGATCGCGGTCATGTGCTGCGACACGGTCAATCGCGGCGTCGCCTATGCCGACGGGATGATCCTGCTGCATCAGGCCGACACGACGCTGGTGGCGCTGGACGCCAAGACCGGCGAAGAGAAATGGAAGGTGGTGACCGGCGATCCGTCCATCGGCGAAACCAACACCGCCACCGTCCTGCCGGTCAAGGACAAGGTGATCGTCGGCGTCTCGGGCGGCGAATACGGCGTTCGCGGCCGGGTCACGGCCTATAACCTGGCCGACGGCACCGAACTGTGGAAAGCCTATTCCACCGGCCCCGACGAGGAAATGCTGGTCGATCCCGAAAACACGATGGAGCTGGGCAAGCCCATCGGCGCCGACAGCAGCCTGAACAGCTGGGAAGGCGATCAGTGGAAGATCGGCGGCGGCCCGACCTGGGGCTGGTTCTCCTATGACCCCGATCTGAACCTGTTCTATTACGGCACCGGCAACCCCTCGACCTGGAACCCCAGCCAGCGGCCCGGCGACAACAAGTGGTCGATGACCATCATGGCCCGCGATGTCGATACCGGCATGGCCAAATGGTTCTATCAGATGACGCCGCACGACGAATGGGACTATGACGGCGTCAACGAGATGATCCTGACCGATCAGGAGGTTGACGGCGAACAGCGCAAGCTGCTGACCCATTTCGACCGCAACGGTTTCGGCTATACGCTGGACCGCGAAACCGGCGAGCTGATGGTGGCGAAGAAATTCGACCCGGCGGTGAACTGGGCGACCGAGGTCGTGATGGACCCCGAATCCGATCAATACGGGCGTCCGCAGGTCGTGGCCGAGTTTTCGACCGAACAGAACGGCGAGGATGTGAACTCGACCGGCATCTGCCCGGCGGCCCTGGGATCGAAGGACCAGCAGCCCGCGGCCTATTCGCCCGATACCGGCCTGTTCTATGTGCCCACCAACCATGTCTGCATGGATTACGAACCGTTCCGCGTGGCCTATACGGCGGGCCAGCCCTATGTCGGCGCGACGCTGTCGATGTATCCCGCGCCCGACAGCCATGGCGGCATGGGCAACTTCATCGCCTGGGACAATGTCGCAGGCGAGATCAAGTGGTCGCTGCCCGAACAGTTCTCGGTCTGGTCCGGGGCGCTGGCCACCAAGGGCGGCATCGTCTTTTACGGCACGCTGGAGGGTTATCTGAAGGCCGTGGACGCCGAGACGGGGGACGAGCTTTACAAGTTCAAGACACCGTCGGGCATCATCGGCAACGTGATGACCTACGAACGCGAGGGCAAGCAGTATGTGGGCATCCTGTCGGGTGTCGGCGGCTGGGCCGGCATCGGTCTGGCGGCGGGTCTGACCAATCCCAATGACGGGCTGGGCGCGGTGGGCGGTTATGCCGCGCTGTCGGACTATACCCAGCTTGGCGGCCAGCTGACCGTGTTCGAACTGCCGGGCGAGATGGCAGCCGCCCCCGCCGAAGAGACGACCGAGGGCGACGGCACCAGCGGCTAA
- a CDS encoding GNAT family N-acetyltransferase has translation MTTGGEEVTIRPATAADRDAIWAILRPVYRDGATYCMPRDVSRHEALQDWFAAPFRVFVAETGTRIAGTSHIGANRPAGGAHVANASFATDPALRGRGVARALVEHAKAWARGNGFRAMQFNFVVATNEDAVHLWQKAGFAIVGRLPGAFLHPQKGPVDALVMFHDLTGESHEP, from the coding sequence ATGACAACCGGCGGGGAGGAGGTGACGATCCGCCCCGCCACAGCGGCCGACCGCGACGCGATCTGGGCGATCCTGCGCCCGGTCTATCGGGACGGCGCGACCTATTGCATGCCGCGCGACGTGTCCCGGCACGAGGCGTTGCAGGACTGGTTCGCCGCCCCCTTCCGGGTCTTCGTGGCCGAAACCGGCACCAGGATCGCCGGCACCAGCCATATCGGCGCCAACCGCCCCGCAGGCGGCGCGCATGTGGCCAACGCCTCGTTCGCGACCGATCCGGCCCTGCGGGGTCGCGGCGTGGCGCGCGCGCTGGTCGAACACGCGAAAGCCTGGGCGCGCGGCAACGGTTTTCGCGCGATGCAGTTCAACTTCGTCGTCGCCACCAACGAAGATGCCGTCCATTTGTGGCAGAAAGCCGGTTTCGCGATTGTCGGACGGCTGCCGGGGGCGTTTCTTCACCCCCAGAAGGGACCGGTGGATGCACTGGTCATGTTTCACGATCTGACAGGAGAGTCGCATGAGCCTTGA
- a CDS encoding ATP-dependent Clp protease proteolytic subunit, with product MRHQWLDDDDDDDDDDDHPRKGDKDGGLGLPEGDKIGKLYFKSRTVIVAGAITDKLAQRTVAHLLALAEDSDEPINMLISSPGGHVESGDMIHDVIKFIRPTVRTIGSGWVASAGALIFVGADRENRYCLPNTRFLIHQPSGGIGGTSSDMMIQAEQVRLMRDRLNQIFAEATGQSVERIEKDTHRDFWLNTQEALDYGLLGRVIRSVDELT from the coding sequence ATGCGGCATCAGTGGCTGGACGACGACGACGATGACGATGATGACGACGACCACCCGCGCAAGGGCGACAAGGATGGCGGGCTTGGCCTGCCCGAGGGCGACAAGATCGGCAAGCTCTACTTCAAGTCGCGCACGGTGATCGTCGCCGGCGCGATCACCGACAAGCTGGCGCAGCGCACCGTCGCCCATCTTCTGGCCCTGGCCGAGGACAGCGACGAGCCGATCAACATGCTGATCTCCTCGCCCGGCGGGCATGTGGAATCGGGCGACATGATCCATGATGTGATCAAGTTCATCCGCCCGACCGTGCGCACCATCGGGTCGGGCTGGGTCGCCAGCGCGGGGGCGCTGATCTTTGTGGGCGCGGACCGGGAAAACCGCTATTGCCTGCCCAACACGCGCTTTCTGATCCACCAGCCGTCGGGCGGGATCGGCGGCACCTCGTCGGACATGATGATCCAGGCCGAACAGGTGCGGCTGATGCGCGACCGGCTGAACCAGATCTTCGCCGAAGCGACCGGCCAAAGCGTCGAGCGGATCGAAAAGGACACCCACCGCGATTTCTGGCTGAACACGCAAGAGGCGCTGGATTACGGCCTTCTGGGCCGCGTCATCCGCAGCGTGGATGAGCTGACATGA
- the gfa gene encoding S-(hydroxymethyl)glutathione synthase, with product MANTDAVRIHPAVDDGVARGDPGFSGGVLTCHCASDPVKLRIGAQTAHNHVCGCTKCWKPEGAIFSQVAVVSRDAVEIVQNGDKLEVVDADAPIRRFRCRDCGVHMYGRIENKDHPFYGLDFVHTELSAETGWPAPEFAAFVSSVIESGVDPARMDGIRSRLRELGLEPYDALSPPLMDAIATHIAKRSGALPA from the coding sequence ATGGCCAACACAGACGCGGTCCGAATACATCCCGCCGTCGATGACGGCGTCGCGCGGGGCGATCCGGGCTTCTCCGGCGGCGTGCTGACCTGTCACTGCGCCAGCGATCCGGTCAAGCTGCGGATCGGCGCGCAGACCGCCCACAACCATGTCTGCGGCTGCACCAAATGCTGGAAACCGGAGGGCGCGATCTTCAGCCAGGTGGCGGTGGTGTCGCGCGACGCGGTCGAGATCGTCCAGAACGGCGACAAGCTTGAGGTGGTCGATGCCGACGCGCCCATCCGGCGCTTTCGGTGCCGCGATTGCGGCGTGCACATGTATGGCCGGATCGAGAACAAGGATCACCCGTTCTACGGCCTCGATTTCGTCCACACCGAACTGTCCGCCGAGACCGGCTGGCCCGCGCCCGAATTCGCGGCCTTCGTCAGTTCGGTGATCGAATCGGGCGTCGATCCGGCGCGGATGGACGGGATCAGGTCGCGGCTGCGCGAATTGGGGCTTGAACCCTATGACGCGCTGTCGCCACCGCTGATGGACGCGATCGCCACCCATATCGCCAAACGCTCTGGCGCGCTGCCTGCTTGA
- a CDS encoding nucleotide exchange factor GrpE has protein sequence MTEQNEQPTDETIEDPLADPADDEIARLTAERDQFRDKWMRALADAENARKRAEKDRRDAEQYGGSRLARDLLPVHDALNRALEAAGEEQRSAAAGLLEGVELTLRELSNVFSKHGITIITPKPGDKFDPTWHEAMFEAAVPGTVAGEIIQIMENGFALHDRLLRPAKVGVSSTPAS, from the coding sequence ATGACCGAGCAGAACGAACAGCCGACCGACGAGACGATTGAAGATCCGCTGGCCGATCCCGCAGATGACGAGATCGCGCGGCTGACCGCCGAACGCGACCAGTTCCGCGACAAGTGGATGCGCGCCCTGGCCGATGCCGAGAACGCGCGCAAGCGCGCCGAAAAGGATCGCCGCGACGCCGAACAATATGGCGGCTCGCGGCTGGCGCGCGATCTGCTGCCGGTCCACGACGCGCTGAACCGCGCGCTCGAGGCGGCGGGCGAGGAACAGCGCAGCGCGGCGGCCGGCCTGCTGGAAGGGGTCGAACTGACCCTGCGCGAATTGTCGAACGTGTTCTCCAAGCACGGCATCACCATCATCACGCCCAAGCCCGGCGACAAATTCGACCCGACATGGCACGAAGCCATGTTCGAGGCGGCGGTGCCCGGCACCGTCGCGGGCGAGATCATCCAGATCATGGAAAACGGCTTTGCCCTGCACGACCGGCTTCTGCGCCCCGCAAAGGTCGGCGTCAGCTCGACCCCGGCAAGCTGA
- a CDS encoding S-(hydroxymethyl)glutathione dehydrogenase/class III alcohol dehydrogenase has product MKTRAAIAFEAGKPLEVMEVNLAGPKEGEVLVEIKATGICHTDEFTRSGEDPEGLFPAILGHEGAGVVVEVGAGVTSVRPGDHVIPLYTPECRECASCLSGKTNLCTRIRATQGQGLMPDGTSRFSLDDGTPIHHYMGCSTFSNFTVLPEIAVAKVRQDAPFDKICYIGCGVTTGIGAVINTAKVEIGAKAVVFGLGGIGLNVIQGLRLAGADMIIGVDLNDDKKEMAERFGMTHFINPKNVENVVQEIVEMTKTPFDQIGGADYSFDATGNVKVMRDALECTHRGWGVSVIIGVAPAGAEISTRPFQLVTGRVWKGTAFGGARGRTDVPRIVDWYMDGKIQIDPMITHTMPLADINKGFELMNKGESIRSVVLY; this is encoded by the coding sequence ATGAAAACCCGTGCCGCCATAGCCTTCGAGGCAGGCAAACCGCTGGAAGTGATGGAGGTCAATCTTGCCGGCCCGAAAGAGGGTGAGGTTCTGGTCGAGATCAAGGCGACCGGCATCTGCCACACCGACGAATTCACCCGCTCGGGCGAGGACCCCGAAGGGCTGTTCCCCGCGATCCTGGGCCATGAGGGTGCCGGCGTCGTGGTCGAGGTCGGGGCGGGCGTGACATCGGTCAGGCCCGGCGATCACGTCATCCCGCTCTATACCCCCGAATGTCGGGAATGCGCCTCGTGCCTGTCGGGCAAGACCAATCTGTGCACGCGCATCCGCGCAACGCAGGGGCAGGGGCTGATGCCCGACGGCACCAGCCGCTTCAGCCTGGATGACGGCACGCCGATCCATCACTACATGGGCTGTTCGACCTTCTCGAACTTTACCGTGCTGCCCGAAATCGCGGTCGCCAAGGTGCGGCAGGACGCGCCGTTCGACAAGATCTGCTATATCGGCTGCGGCGTGACCACCGGCATCGGCGCGGTCATCAACACCGCCAAGGTGGAAATCGGCGCCAAGGCGGTGGTGTTCGGGCTGGGCGGGATCGGTCTGAACGTCATTCAGGGGCTGCGCCTGGCCGGGGCCGACATGATCATCGGCGTGGATTTGAACGACGACAAGAAAGAGATGGCCGAGCGTTTCGGCATGACCCATTTCATCAACCCGAAGAATGTCGAGAACGTGGTGCAGGAAATCGTCGAGATGACGAAAACCCCGTTCGACCAGATCGGCGGCGCCGATTACAGCTTCGATGCCACCGGCAACGTCAAGGTGATGCGCGACGCGCTGGAATGCACCCATCGCGGCTGGGGCGTGTCGGTCATCATCGGCGTCGCGCCTGCGGGGGCCGAAATCAGCACGCGCCCCTTCCAGCTTGTCACCGGCCGGGTCTGGAAAGGCACCGCCTTTGGCGGCGCGCGCGGGCGCACCGACGTGCCGCGGATCGTGGACTGGTACATGGACGGCAAGATCCAGATCGACCCGATGATCACCCACACCATGCCGCTGGCCGACATCAACAAGGGGTTCGAGCTGATGAACAAGGGCGAATCCATCCGCTCGGTCGTCCTTTACTGA
- the fghA gene encoding S-formylglutathione hydrolase → MSLETVSENRCFGGTQGVYTHQSGATGTPMTFGLFLPEAAQHGRVPVLWYLSGLTCTHENAMTKAAAQGWCAEAGIAIVFPDTSPRGDDVADDDAYDLGKGAGFYVNATRDPWKPHFRMWDYVVDELPDLIGDNFAIDRDAMGITGHSMGGHGALTIAMTHPDRYASVSAFAPIANPSQSDWGRKQLSAYLGEDEDTWRAHDSSILMTERGYPGEVLIDQGSDDQFLDLLKPETLAQAMMARRQPGQLRMQPGYDHSYFFVQSFMADHVMWHAERLL, encoded by the coding sequence ATGAGCCTTGAAACCGTTTCCGAAAACCGCTGCTTTGGCGGCACGCAGGGCGTCTATACGCACCAATCGGGCGCGACCGGCACGCCCATGACCTTCGGCCTGTTCCTGCCCGAGGCGGCGCAGCACGGCCGGGTGCCGGTGCTGTGGTATCTGTCGGGCCTGACCTGCACGCATGAAAACGCCATGACCAAGGCCGCAGCCCAAGGCTGGTGCGCCGAGGCCGGCATCGCCATCGTCTTTCCCGACACCTCTCCGCGCGGCGACGATGTGGCCGACGACGACGCCTACGATCTGGGCAAGGGGGCGGGGTTCTATGTCAACGCGACCCGCGATCCGTGGAAGCCGCATTTCCGGATGTGGGATTATGTGGTCGATGAACTGCCCGACCTGATCGGCGACAATTTCGCCATCGACCGCGACGCCATGGGCATCACCGGCCATTCCATGGGCGGGCACGGCGCGCTGACCATCGCGATGACCCATCCCGACCGCTATGCCTCGGTATCGGCCTTTGCGCCCATCGCCAACCCGTCGCAATCCGATTGGGGCCGCAAGCAGCTTTCGGCCTATCTGGGCGAGGATGAGGATACCTGGCGCGCGCACGATTCCTCGATCCTGATGACCGAACGCGGCTATCCGGGCGAGGTGCTGATCGACCAGGGCAGCGACGACCAGTTTCTGGACCTGCTGAAGCCCGAGACGCTGGCCCAGGCGATGATGGCGCGGCGTCAGCCCGGCCAGCTCCGCATGCAGCCCGGCTACGATCACAGCTATTTCTTCGTGCAAAGCTTCATGGCCGATCATGTGATGTGGCACGCCGAACGGTTGCTGTAG
- the hrcA gene encoding heat-inducible transcriptional repressor HrcA, producing the protein MSQESLLSELNDRSREVFRRVVETYLETGEPVGSRTLSRALSEKVSAATIRNVMQDLEFMGLLDSPHVSAGRLPSQMGLRLFVDGMMEIDTVAPTDRAAIDQTLGNDDPDTGLLLDRVSTALSSITRGASLVLMPKHEAPIRHIEFVSLAPDRALVVLVFADGHVENRIFTPPPGQTPSSMREAGNFLNAMAEGRTLAELRSQIGQQIAAKRRELDVLAAELVESGLALWDGETADPRLIVRGRANLLEREAADLDRIRVLFDDLERKRDIVEFLELTESGDGVRIFIGSENKLFSLSGSALVVSPYMNADRKIVGAVGVIGPTRLNYGRIVPIVDYTAQLVGRVLSGRKG; encoded by the coding sequence ATGAGCCAGGAATCGCTGCTTTCGGAACTCAACGACCGCTCCCGCGAGGTGTTTCGCCGGGTGGTCGAGACCTATCTGGAAACGGGTGAGCCGGTGGGGTCGCGGACCCTGTCGCGGGCGCTGTCGGAAAAGGTCAGCGCGGCGACGATCCGCAACGTGATGCAGGATCTGGAATTCATGGGGCTGCTGGACAGCCCGCATGTCTCGGCCGGGCGGCTGCCGTCGCAGATGGGGCTGCGGCTGTTCGTGGACGGCATGATGGAGATCGACACCGTCGCCCCCACCGACCGCGCCGCCATCGACCAGACGCTGGGCAACGACGATCCCGACACCGGGCTGTTGCTGGACCGGGTCAGCACCGCGCTCAGCTCGATCACCCGCGGCGCATCGCTGGTGCTGATGCCGAAACACGAGGCGCCGATCCGCCATATCGAATTCGTCAGCCTGGCGCCCGACCGCGCGCTGGTGGTGCTGGTCTTTGCCGACGGCCATGTCGAAAACCGCATCTTTACGCCGCCGCCCGGTCAGACACCCTCGTCCATGCGCGAGGCCGGCAACTTCCTGAACGCGATGGCCGAGGGCCGGACGCTGGCCGAATTGCGGTCCCAGATCGGCCAGCAGATCGCCGCCAAGCGGCGCGAGCTGGACGTGCTGGCGGCCGAGCTGGTCGAATCCGGGCTGGCGCTGTGGGACGGCGAGACGGCCGATCCGCGCCTGATCGTGCGCGGCCGCGCCAATCTGCTGGAACGCGAGGCGGCCGATCTGGACCGGATCCGGGTGCTGTTCGACGATCTGGAACGCAAGCGCGACATCGTCGAATTTCTGGAACTGACCGAAAGCGGCGATGGCGTGCGCATCTTCATCGGATCGGAAAACAAGCTTTTCTCGCTTTCGGGTTCCGCTTTGGTAGTTTCTCCCTATATGAATGCCGACCGAAAGATTGTGGGTGCGGTGGGCGTGATCGGACCGACACGGCTGAACTATGGCCGGATCGTGCCGATCGTCGATTACACCGCGCAGCTGGTCGGCCGGGTCTTGTCCGGCCGGAAAGGATGA